The following proteins come from a genomic window of Rissa tridactyla isolate bRisTri1 chromosome 11, bRisTri1.patW.cur.20221130, whole genome shotgun sequence:
- the LOC128916078 gene encoding protocadherin beta-15-like, which produces MAIARQVLCLCAFLSLPLARSEPIRYSVAEEAASGSVVANVAEDAGLSPAQLAARGARLASEDGRQHFRLDPATGRLVVAERLDREELCGQSATCTLPFELLLANPLQFFRVEVAVEDINDHSPVFPEERVTIKILERSDLGSRFPLEGARDLDVGSNSIQAYSISPENEYFSVSSGSRRNGDEYVELVLEKALDREEEGDVDLSLIAMDGGSPPRSGTTQIHIVVLDVNDNAPVFTEEGYIAQILENAPVGSVVLRVTAVDQDEGVNGDITYQFRQAVGQSNSAFTIAPTSGEIKLTKPLDFEVAENHELSVRAMDGGGLSAICKVLVEVVDVNDNAPELVVNSFNSPLPENAFPGTVVALFTVRDRDSGANGKISCALEDQLLFSLRLAYKNYYELVTVNALDREEMAQHILIVTATDTGSPPLTTTQTFTVDISDVNDNAPAFNQTSYTMYVHENNVPMVLVGAVSAADADVGPNAKVSYFLAPSHRTEQPPCSCISVNSENGHVFVLRPLDYEQLKQIDVLVSACDAGSPPLSANVTVHLVVVDENDNAPLVLYPSQDSGPPSSELVPVSAEAGYLITKVVAVDADSGQNSWLSYHLLKATEPGLFVVGAQSGEVRLKRPVTEKDAVKQKLVVVVRDNGKPPLSATAALSALLLNDFSDVRLPHSSLSTEDESDSLTTYLIISLTFVSLLFLASMTAFITRKVCKRKEPKAGHVLYGAGNLQSSLADAATAGTLPHGYCYEISLTTGSGNSEFKFLKPILPSLPPQQCTTVGGTHDEQDFPRGPITAEDMAPDNSGTLSAEQFNNLSFN; this is translated from the coding sequence ATGGCGATCGCAAGGCAAGTGCTTTGtctctgtgctttcctctccctgccgcTCGCTCGCTCCGAGCCCATCCGCTACTCCGTAGCCGAGGAGGCGGCGAGCGGCTCCGTGGTAGCCAACGTGGCGGAggacgcggggctgtccccggcgcAGCTGGCGGCTCGCGGCGCCCGCCTGGCCTCGGAGGACGGCCGGCAGCACTTTCGCTTAGACCCCGCCACCGGCCGGCTCGTCGTGGCCGAgaggctggaccgggaggagcTGTGCGGCCAGTCCGCTACGTGCACGCTCCCCTTCGAGCTCCTGCTGGCAAACCCGCTGCAGTTCTTTCGGGTGGAGGTGGCCGTGGAGGACATCAATGACCATTCCCCCGTTTTCCCGGAGGAACGAGTTACTATTAAGATCCTGGAAAGGAGCGACCTGGGCTCGCGTTTCCCTCTGGAGGGTGCTCGGGACCTGGATGTTGGCAGCAACAGCATCCAGGCTTACAGCATTTCTCCCGAGAACGAGTACTTTAGCGTCTCTTCTGGGAGTCGGAGGAACGGTGACGAATATGTTGAACTGGTCTTGGAGAAGGCTCtagacagagaggaggaaggagacgtGGATTTAAGTCTCATTGCCATGGACGGAGGCTCTCCTCCCAGGAGTGGGACCACACAAATCCACATTGTTGTTCTAGATGTAAATGACAATGCTCCTGTCTTCACAGAGGAAGGATATATTGCGCAGATTTTGGAAAATGCGCCTGTTGGCTCAGTGGTCCTTAGAGTGACGGCTGTTGATCAGGATGAGGGAGTTAATGGGGACATCACCTATCAGTTCAGGCAAGCAGTGGGACAGAGCAACTCAGCATTCACGATCGCCCCTACTAGTGGTGAAATTAAACTCACGAAGCCTCTGGACTTTGAGGTGGCAGAGAATCATGAGCTCAGTGTGCGGGCCATGGATGGCGGTGGCCTATCAGCTATCTGCAAGGTGTTGGTGGAGGTGGTGGACGTGAATGACAACGCACCTGAGCTGGTGGTCAACTCCTTCAACAGCCCCCTCCCCGAGAACGCATTCCCTGGGACAGTGGTTGCCCTCTTTACTGTCAGGGACCGGGATTCTGGTGCGAATGGGAAGATCTCCTGTGCCCTTGAGGACCAGCTATTGTTCTCCCTGCGTCTGGCCTATAAGAACTACTATGAGCTTGTCACCGTCAATGCTCTGGACAGGGAGGAGATGGCACAGCACATCCTCATTGTCACAGCAACAGACACAGGGTCACCTCCTCTCACAACCACCCAGACCTTTACGGTGGACATCTCCGATGTCAACGACAATGCACCTGCCTTCAACCAGACATCATACACGATGTATGTGCATGAGAACAATGTCCCCATGGTGCTTGTTGgagctgtcagtgctgcagaTGCTGATGTGGGGCCCAACGCCAAGGTGTCATATTTCCTGGCACCGTCCCATCGCACagagcagcctccctgctcctgcatctCCGTGAACTCTGAGAATGGGCACGTGTTTGTGCTGCGGCCTCTGGACTATGAGCAGTTGAAGCAGATTGATGTGCTGGTGAGTGCCTGTGATGCGGGATCTCCTCCTCTCAGTGCCAACGTCACTGTCCACCTTGTTGTGGTGGATGAGAATGACAATGCACCTCTGGTGCTGTACCCATCACAGGACAGCGGTCCACCATCCAGCGAGCTGGTGCCTGTATCAGCTGAGGCAGGGTACCTCATCACCAAAGTGGTGGCTGTGGATGCAGACTCGGGACAGAACTCGTGGCTCTCATACCACCTGCTGAAGGCCACCGAGCCCGGGCTGTTTGTGGTGGGTGCCCAAAGCGGTGAGGTGCGGCTGAAGAGGCCAGTGACAGAGAAGGACGCTGTGAAGCAGAAGCTAGTTGTTGTGGTGCGAGACAACGGGAAACCACCACTGTCAGCCACTGCTGCACTGAGTGCACTCCTGCTCAATGACTTCTCAGACGTGCGCCTACCGCACAGCAGCCTGTCCACGGAGGATGAGAGTGACTCCCTGACAACCTATTTAATCATTTCCTTGACCTTTGTCTCACTCCTCTTCCTCGCATCCATGACAGCCTTCATCACTCGCAAGGTGTGCAAGAGAAAGGAGCCGAAGGCAGGGCACGTGCTTTATGGTGCTGGCAActtgcagagcagcctggctgatgcagccacagcagggacctTGCCCCATGGCTATTGCTATGAGATCAGCCTCACAACGGGCTCTGGCAACAGCGAGTTCAAGTTCCTGAAGcccatcctccccagcctgccaccaCAGCAGTGCACCACGGTTGGGGGCACCCACGATGAACAGGATTTCCCCCGTGGCCCCATTACTGCAGAGGACATGGCACCAGACAACTCTGGGACCCTCTCTGCAGAACAGTTCAATAATCTTTCCTTTAACTAG
- the LOC128916311 gene encoding protocadherin beta-15-like, which translates to MAIARQVLCLCAFLSLPLARSEPIRYSVAEEAASGSVVANVAEDAGLSPAQLAARGARLASEDGRQHFRLDPATGRLVVAERLDREELCGQSATCTLPFELLLANPLQFFRVEVAVEDINDHSPVFPEERVTIKIPERSDLGSHFPLEGARDLDVGSNSIQAYSISPENEYFSVSFSSQSEDDKYVELVLEKALDREEEGEVVFSLIAMDGGSPPRSGTTQIHIVILDVNDNSPVFTQKLYVGQVLENAPVGSVVLRVVATDQDEGVNGDITYQFRQAVGQSNSAFMIDPTSGEIKLTKPLDFEVAENHELSVRATDGGGLSAICKVLVEVVDVNDNAPELVVNSFNSPLPENAFPGTVVALFTVRDRDSGANGKISCALEDQLLFSLRLAYKNYYELVTVSMLDREETARHILIVTAADAGSPPLTTTQTFTVDISDVNDNAPAFNQTSYTMYVRENNVPMVLVGAVSAADADVGPNAKVSYFLAPSHPTEQPPCSCISVNSENGHVFVLRPLDYEQVKQIDVLVSACDAGSPPLSANVTVHLVVVDENDNAPLVLYPSQDSGPPSSELVPVSAEAGYLITKVVAVDADSGQNSWLSYHLLKATEPGLFVVGAQSGEVRLKRPVTERDAVKQKLIVVVRDNGKPPLSATAALNALLLNDFSDVHLPHSSLATEDESGSLTTYLIISLTFVSLLFLASMTAFIARKVCKRKEPKAGHVLYGAGNLQSSLADAATAGTLPHGYCYEISLTTGSGNSEFKFLKPILPSLPPQQCTTVGGTHDEQDFPRGPITAEDMAPDNPGTLSGEQFNSLSFN; encoded by the coding sequence ATGGCGATCGCAAGGCAAGTGCTTTGtctctgtgctttcctctccctgccgcTCGCTCGCTCCGAGCCCATCCGCTACTCCGTAGCCGAGGAGGCGGCGAGCGGCTCCGTGGTAGCCAACGTGGCGGAggacgcggggctgtccccggcgcAGCTGGCGGCTCGCGGCGCCCGCCTGGCCTCGGAGGACGGCCGGCAGCACTTTCGCTTAGACCCCGCCACCGGCCGGCTCGTCGTGGCCGAgaggctggaccgggaggagcTGTGCGGCCAGTCCGCTACGTGCACGCTCCCCTTCGAGCTCCTGCTGGCAAACCCGCTGCAGTTCTTTCGGGTGGAGGTGGCCGTGGAGGACATCAATGACCATTCCCCCGTTTTCCCGGAGGAACGAGTTACTATTAAGATCCCGGAAAGGAGCGACCTGGGCTCGCATTTCCCTCTGGAGGGTGCTCGGGACCTGGATGTTGGCAGCAACAGCATCCAGGCTTACAGCATTTCTCCCGAGAACGAGTACTTCAGTGTCTCCTTTTCAAGTCAGAGTGAGGACGACAAATATGTTGAACTGGTCTTGGAGAAGGCTCtagacagagaggaggaaggagaggtggttttCAGTCTCATTGCCATGGATGGGGGCTCTCCTCCCAGGAGTGGGACCACACAAATCCACATTGTTATTCTAGATGTAAATGACAACTCTCCTGTCTTCACACAGAAGCTGTATGTTGGGCAGGTTTTGGAAAATGCCCCTGTGGGCTCTGTTGTTCTCAGAGTGGTGGCAACTGATCAGGATGAGGGAGTTAATGGGGACATCACCTATCAGTTCAGGCAAGCAGTGGGCCAAAGCAACTCAGCATTCATGATCGACCCTACTAGTGGTGAAATTAAGCTCACAAAGCCTCTGGACTTTGAGGTGGCAGAGAATCATGAGCTCAGTGTGCGGGCCACGGATGGCGGTGGCCTGTCAGCAATCTGCAAGGTGTTAGTGGAGGTGGTGGACGTGAATGACAATGCACCTGAGCTGGTGGTCAACTCCTTCAACAGCCCCCTCCCCGAGAACGCATTCCCTGGAACAGTGGTTGCCCTCTTTACTGTCAGGGACCGGGATTCTGGTGCGAATGGGAAGATCTCCTGTGCCCTTGAGGACCAGCTATTGTTCTCCCTGCGTCTGGCCTATAAGAACTACTATGAACTGGTGACTGTGAGTATgctggacagggaggagacgGCACGGCACATCCTCATTGTCACAGCAGCAGACGCGGGGTCACCTCCTCTCACAACCACCCAGACCTTCACAGTGGACATCTCCGATGTCAACGACAATGCACCTGCCTTCAACCAGACATCATACACGATGTATGTGCGTGAGAACAATGTCCCCATGGTGCTTGTTGgagctgtcagtgctgcagaTGCTGATGTGGGGCCTAATGCCAAGGTGTCATATTTCCTGGCACCGTCCCATCCCACagagcagcctccctgctcctgcatctCCGTGAACTCTGAGAATGGGCACGTGTTTGTGCTGCGACCTCTAGACTATGAGCAGGTGAAGCAGATTGATGTCTTGGTGAGTGCCTGTGATGCGGGATCTCCTCCTCTCAGTGCCAACGTCACCGTCCACCTTGTTGTGGTGGATGAGAATGACAATGCGCCTCTGGTGCTGTACCCATCACAGGACAGCGGTCCACCATCCAGCGAGCTGGTGCCTGTATCAGCTGAGGCGGGGTACCTCATCACCAAAGTGGTGGCTGTGGATGCAGACTCGGGACAGAACTCGTGGCTCTCATACCACCTGCTGAAGGCCACCGAGCCCGGGCTGTTTGTGGTGGGTGCCCAAAGCGGGGAGGTGCGACTGAAGAGGCCAGTGACAGAGAGGGATGCTGTGAAGCAGAAGCTCATTGTTGTGGTGCGAGACAATGGGAAGCCACCGCTGTCAGCCACTGCTGCACTGAACGCCCTCCTTCTCAATGACTTCTCAGACGTGCACCTACCTCACAGCAGCCTGGCCACGGAGGACGAGAGTGGCTCCCTGACAACCTATTTAATCATTTCCTTGACCTTTGTCTCACTCCTCTTCCTCGCATCCATGACAGCCTTCATCGCTCGCAAGGTGTGCAAGAGAAAGGAGCCGAAGGCAGGGCACGTGCTTTATGGTGCTGGCAActtgcagagcagcctggctgatgcagccacagcagggacctTGCCCCATGGCTATTGCTATGAGATCAGCCTCACAACGGGCTCTGGCAACAGCGAGTTCAAGTTCCTGAAGcccatcctccccagcctgccaccaCAGCAGTGCACCACGGTTGGGGGCACCCACGATGAACAGGATTTCCCCCGTGGCCCCATTACTGCAGAGGACATGGCACCAGACAACCCCGGGACCCTTTCTGGAGAACAGTTCAATAGTCTTTCCTTTAACTAG